One segment of Aquimarina sp. BL5 DNA contains the following:
- a CDS encoding cold-shock protein: MAKSQQTFSKIEKEKKKIKKREDKQKKKEERRANSKKGSGFDNMIAYVDENGHLTDTPPDPSKKKKVKAENIEIGIPKREHVEEDPIKKGKVAFFNDSKGYGFITEQESQEKYFVHVNGLMQEVREGDKVQFELEMGMKGLNAVRVKKI, encoded by the coding sequence ATGGCAAAATCACAACAGACATTTAGCAAGATTGAAAAAGAAAAAAAGAAAATAAAAAAGCGCGAAGACAAGCAGAAGAAGAAAGAAGAACGAAGAGCGAATTCTAAAAAAGGAAGCGGTTTCGATAATATGATTGCTTATGTTGATGAAAATGGCCACTTAACTGATACTCCTCCAGATCCATCAAAAAAGAAAAAGGTAAAAGCTGAAAATATAGAAATTGGTATACCTAAAAGAGAACACGTAGAAGAGGATCCGATTAAAAAGGGTAAAGTTGCTTTTTTCAATGATTCAAAAGGATATGGATTTATTACGGAGCAAGAATCTCAAGAAAAATACTTTGTTCACGTGAATGGTTTAATGCAGGAAGTACGAGAAGGTGATAAAGTGCAGTTTGAGTTGGAAATGGGAATGAAAGGATTAAACGCTGTACGCGTAAAAAAGATTTAA